The Pseudonocardia alni genome includes a region encoding these proteins:
- a CDS encoding heme exporter protein CcmB, with protein sequence MLARKDLSVDRRTGEVFGVVAPFGAVALFLVPLGVGAETALLTAVGPALFWLIVLLFGVLVTMRGGAVDSPAHRALLLLSGVTPRVRLAGRALGNTALLLAFQLVIAPVAIVLYAPDLGGWPWLLPMVVLVAAGLGTLGAFADLVSEGLAGRTTLGPLLVTPITVPLLLGAVGVIDATRYERPAWPWLVLVLAVDLAIALSAAWCVRHLEDQT encoded by the coding sequence GTGCTCGCCCGCAAGGATCTGTCCGTCGACCGTCGTACCGGTGAGGTCTTCGGGGTCGTGGCACCGTTCGGTGCGGTCGCGCTCTTCCTGGTGCCGTTAGGTGTGGGTGCCGAGACCGCCCTGCTGACCGCTGTCGGACCGGCCCTGTTCTGGCTGATCGTGCTGCTCTTCGGAGTTCTCGTGACCATGCGGGGCGGCGCTGTCGACAGCCCCGCCCACAGAGCGCTCCTGCTTCTGTCCGGGGTGACCCCCCGGGTCCGTCTGGCCGGTCGCGCCCTCGGGAACACGGCGCTTCTGCTGGCGTTCCAGCTGGTCATCGCTCCGGTGGCGATAGTGCTCTACGCGCCGGATCTGGGCGGGTGGCCGTGGTTGCTGCCGATGGTCGTCCTCGTCGCTGCGGGCCTGGGCACGCTCGGTGCGTTCGCCGATCTCGTCTCCGAAGGGCTCGCAGGGCGCACCACGCTCGGTCCCCTGCTCGTCACTCCGATCACGGTTCCGTTGCTGCTCGGCGCCGTCGGAGTCATCGACGCCACCCGCTACGAGCGCCCGGCGTGGCCGTGGCTCGTCCTCGTGCTGGCCGTCGATCTCGCCATCGCGTTGTCGGCCGCGTGGTGCGTCCGGCACCTGGAGGATCAGACATGA
- a CDS encoding heavy metal translocating P-type ATPase — protein sequence MEIHVFAIGGMTCAACAGRVERKLNKVHGVVATVNLATERARVAVPSGTDPRSLAKIVERAGYTARPLPSAQDLTGGSAATRTHDLRRRLAVAAVLAMPLADLSLALSLFPELRFAGWEWVFLGLALPMVLWCGWPFHRAAWIAARRGGATMDTLVSVGTLAATCWSLWIMLREGEAEPGFGTGWAAFTRTDDALYLDVAAVVITFLLAGRYFEARAKRSAGSALSALLSWGAKDVEVVRDGEPVRVPVGELRVGELFTARPGEKIATDGLVEEGRSAVDTGVVTGESVPREVGPGDRVVGGTINTVGHLLIVATRVGAATRLARMTRLVEEAQEGKSATQRLADRVSAVFVPSVLVLAMATFAGWSLLGPSTASAMTATLAVLVVACPCALGLATPTALLVGTGRGAQLGVFLKGPEALESTRRIDTVVIDKTGTLTEGKVHLEAVRPAAGEDPKDVLARAAAVERGSEHPIAAAVVAADTSLGRPAHGVVAIAGLGARGTVDGVEVLVGSPRMLAEHGHELTDALASECLRAEGAGGTVVAVGWAGRVRGLCVVTDRIRPSAAGAVAALRSLGIEPVMVTGDNPRTAAAVAESVGIDQVIAEAMPEDKVRHVHRLRAGDRSVAVVGDGINDAAALAAADLGIAIGSGTDVAIEAADVVLGRDDLSAVADAIELARRTHRTIVRNLRWAFGYNVAALPLAVAGLLSPLIAGLAMVLSSVFVVSQSLSLRRFTPRTSPGTRP from the coding sequence GTGGAGATCCACGTGTTCGCGATCGGAGGGATGACGTGTGCGGCGTGTGCTGGACGTGTCGAACGGAAGCTGAACAAAGTCCACGGCGTGGTGGCGACGGTCAATCTCGCCACCGAGCGTGCCCGGGTCGCCGTTCCGTCCGGCACCGATCCCCGCTCGCTCGCCAAGATCGTCGAACGTGCCGGCTACACCGCACGGCCATTGCCTTCCGCCCAGGACCTCACTGGTGGCAGCGCAGCGACCCGAACGCATGATCTCCGCCGCCGGCTCGCCGTCGCGGCGGTGCTCGCCATGCCACTGGCCGACCTGTCGCTCGCGCTCTCCCTGTTCCCCGAGCTCCGCTTCGCCGGTTGGGAGTGGGTCTTCCTCGGACTGGCGTTGCCGATGGTGCTCTGGTGCGGGTGGCCGTTTCACCGGGCTGCGTGGATCGCGGCCCGCCGCGGCGGGGCAACGATGGACACGCTGGTATCGGTCGGCACGCTCGCGGCAACCTGCTGGTCGCTGTGGATCATGCTTCGAGAGGGCGAGGCGGAGCCGGGCTTCGGCACCGGGTGGGCGGCCTTCACCCGGACCGACGACGCGCTCTACCTCGACGTCGCGGCAGTTGTGATCACGTTCCTGCTCGCGGGACGCTACTTCGAAGCACGTGCGAAGCGTTCGGCAGGGTCGGCGTTGAGCGCACTGCTCAGCTGGGGGGCGAAGGACGTCGAGGTCGTGCGCGACGGTGAGCCCGTCCGGGTTCCGGTGGGCGAGCTGCGGGTCGGCGAGCTGTTCACCGCGCGGCCCGGCGAGAAGATCGCAACAGACGGCCTCGTCGAGGAGGGCCGGTCCGCTGTGGACACCGGTGTGGTGACCGGCGAGTCGGTCCCGCGCGAGGTCGGGCCGGGTGACCGTGTCGTCGGTGGCACGATCAACACGGTCGGGCACCTGCTGATCGTGGCGACCCGGGTCGGCGCCGCGACGCGGCTGGCACGGATGACCCGACTCGTCGAGGAGGCGCAGGAGGGCAAGTCCGCCACCCAGCGCCTCGCCGACCGGGTGTCAGCTGTGTTCGTGCCGTCGGTCCTAGTCCTCGCGATGGCGACGTTCGCAGGATGGTCGCTGCTCGGCCCGTCGACCGCGAGTGCGATGACGGCCACGCTCGCCGTGCTGGTCGTCGCCTGCCCCTGCGCGCTCGGACTGGCCACCCCGACCGCTCTACTCGTGGGCACCGGCCGGGGAGCGCAGCTCGGGGTGTTCCTGAAGGGGCCCGAGGCGCTGGAATCGACCAGGCGCATCGACACCGTCGTCATCGACAAGACCGGCACCCTCACCGAGGGAAAGGTCCACCTCGAGGCCGTACGACCGGCAGCCGGTGAGGATCCGAAGGACGTGCTGGCTCGAGCCGCAGCCGTCGAACGCGGTTCGGAACACCCGATCGCCGCTGCCGTGGTCGCGGCAGACACCTCGCTCGGCCGGCCGGCCCACGGCGTCGTCGCGATCGCCGGGCTTGGCGCCCGGGGGACTGTTGACGGAGTCGAGGTGCTGGTCGGCAGTCCGCGGATGCTGGCCGAGCACGGTCACGAGCTGACGGACGCACTGGCATCGGAGTGCCTCCGAGCGGAGGGGGCCGGTGGCACCGTAGTCGCCGTCGGGTGGGCCGGTCGGGTACGCGGGCTCTGCGTCGTCACCGACCGGATCCGGCCGAGCGCCGCGGGGGCCGTCGCCGCGCTACGCTCGCTCGGGATCGAACCGGTCATGGTGACCGGCGACAATCCGCGGACGGCCGCTGCCGTGGCAGAGAGCGTCGGGATCGACCAGGTGATCGCCGAGGCGATGCCGGAGGACAAGGTCCGCCACGTCCACCGTCTCCGAGCCGGCGACCGGTCGGTCGCGGTCGTCGGGGACGGAATCAACGACGCCGCGGCGCTTGCCGCGGCCGATCTGGGGATCGCGATCGGAAGCGGCACCGACGTCGCCATCGAGGCGGCCGACGTCGTCCTCGGCCGCGACGACCTGTCGGCAGTGGCGGATGCGATCGAACTCGCCCGCCGCACCCACCGCACCATCGTGCGCAACCTGCGATGGGCGTTCGGATACAACGTCGCCGCACTGCCCCTCGCCGTCGCCGGCCTGCTCAGCCCGCTGATCGCGGGACTGGCCATGGTCCTGTCCTCGGTCTTCGTCGTGTCGCAGAGCCTCAGCCTCCGCCGGTTCACGCCCAGGACATCACCTGGGACCAGGCCGTGA
- a CDS encoding DsbA family protein, giving the protein MSRKTRTRSTPSLPVKGGMSNLKFSLIIVVVFVVGVGTLFGISRFNADDTSDAAAVVVRENSLRLSTAPGATVDFVEFLDFECEACGAAYPAIEQLRQEYGDRVNFVIRYFPVQSHANAERAARAVEAAAQQGALEPMYKRMFETQAQWGEQQVPMDDRFRGYARDLGLDLVRFDVAYNDPATMDRIDADRNDGLSLGVQGTPTFFVNGERVTVQTFDDLRRALDDALAAS; this is encoded by the coding sequence ATGTCCCGCAAGACCCGCACGCGTTCGACACCCTCGCTCCCCGTCAAGGGCGGGATGTCCAACCTGAAGTTCTCCCTGATCATCGTCGTGGTGTTCGTCGTCGGAGTCGGCACCCTGTTCGGCATCAGCCGCTTCAACGCCGACGACACGTCGGACGCTGCGGCAGTCGTCGTCCGCGAGAACAGCCTGAGGCTGTCGACTGCACCGGGCGCCACGGTCGACTTCGTCGAGTTCCTCGACTTCGAATGCGAGGCGTGTGGCGCCGCCTACCCCGCGATCGAGCAGCTGCGCCAGGAGTACGGCGACCGTGTCAACTTCGTCATCCGGTACTTCCCGGTGCAGAGCCACGCCAACGCCGAGCGGGCCGCTCGTGCCGTCGAGGCCGCTGCACAGCAGGGCGCGCTCGAGCCGATGTACAAGCGGATGTTCGAGACACAGGCCCAGTGGGGGGAACAGCAGGTGCCGATGGACGATCGGTTCCGCGGCTATGCTCGTGACCTGGGCCTGGACCTGGTCCGCTTCGACGTGGCCTACAACGACCCGGCCACCATGGATCGTATCGACGCCGACCGGAACGACGGTCTGAGCCTCGGAGTGCAGGGCACACCGACGTTCTTCGTGAACGGCGAGCGAGTCACGGTCCAGACCTTCGACGACCTTCGCCGGGCCCTCGACGATGCACTCGCCGCGAGCTGA
- the ccsA gene encoding cytochrome c biogenesis protein CcsA, with translation MIEPDLTRTTAVTPWTVFGRRLPLAVATAVVIAAAAALFSPADRLQGELVRLMYVHVPAAWTAFLAYGVTLVAGLVWLRRRTAVWDRLAASSAEAGVFFTGLAIALGSIWGRPTWGVWWTWDARLVTTALLFFVYLGYLALRRAIDDPVARACRSAVFGVVAFAMVPLVHFSVLWWRTLHQPPSLLRPAAPAIGGGMLAALLLSVLAFTALYVLVVRTRMRIIAAEDAADAAESAGDRPVAGDAVTAPGGETER, from the coding sequence ATGATCGAACCCGACCTGACCCGAACGACTGCGGTAACACCGTGGACCGTCTTCGGCCGTCGGTTACCGCTCGCGGTCGCGACCGCCGTCGTCATCGCGGCGGCCGCAGCGTTGTTCTCGCCGGCCGACCGGTTGCAGGGTGAGCTCGTACGGCTGATGTACGTGCATGTCCCTGCGGCGTGGACGGCGTTTCTCGCCTACGGCGTGACCCTCGTCGCCGGCCTGGTCTGGTTGCGGCGGCGCACCGCCGTCTGGGATCGGCTGGCGGCATCGAGCGCCGAGGCCGGGGTGTTCTTCACCGGTCTCGCCATCGCTCTGGGCTCGATCTGGGGTCGACCTACCTGGGGCGTGTGGTGGACGTGGGACGCCCGGCTCGTGACGACGGCGTTGCTGTTCTTCGTCTACCTCGGGTACCTCGCCCTGCGGCGCGCGATCGACGACCCGGTCGCTCGGGCCTGCCGGTCGGCGGTGTTCGGCGTCGTCGCCTTCGCCATGGTCCCGCTCGTGCACTTCTCGGTGCTGTGGTGGAGGACGCTGCACCAGCCGCCCTCGTTGCTGCGTCCCGCCGCACCGGCGATCGGCGGCGGCATGCTGGCAGCGCTGCTGTTATCCGTCCTGGCCTTTACCGCCCTCTACGTGCTGGTCGTCCGGACCCGGATGCGGATCATCGCCGCCGAGGACGCCGCAGACGCTGCTGAGAGCGCGGGGGACCGGCCGGTCGCCGGCGATGCCGTGACCGCACCCGGAGGGGAGACCGAGCGATGA
- a CDS encoding heme lyase CcmF/NrfE family subunit, giving the protein MTTAVPSAGWTGLMLGLAGSVVLAVLGFLAQHRPGAVRRRQLLVGAGFMLGGSVLAMAALQVALLTDNFAVAYVAENHSRATSTFFSITGAWAALEGSLVLWVLVLSGFTAAVMHGVRDTDDRLGTGALGVLGSVGAFFFGLVVLAGNPFEILAEVPADGPGPNPILADHVLMAVHPPLLYVGYVGLTVPFAFAMSALLGSVAGVEWLRRTRRANLTAWSFLTAGLVVGAWWSYEVLGWGGYWAWDPVENAALVPWLVATAFLHSAVVQVRRGMLQSWNFVLVLAAFALTVLGTFLTRSAVVQSVHSFSQSDVGPPLLVFFVVVVVTGFVLIALRAERIASRGGPESLASREGMFLLNNLLLSLFAFVVLLGTLYPVVLEAITDEQVSVGRPFFDRMAVPLGFALLLAMWAGPVTPYRHASPAVIWRRLRVPLLLAACASTTTALAGVSSPGVVAVVALATGIASSTVRQALVTAPARTPAGLWRLICGQRGYWGGQLAHLGVALFVVVVATSSGLAERSTVTVDRGDFVEFAGYTLTFDYVDEHELPDRLVTDAHLTVTDGERVNREMTPLLNSFPGRPQAVGNPDVWTTPAQDVYVALGDLEPERVTLNLFRYPLMVWMWVGGGMVAAGGFWALGRPRRTARAAVDPGQSRSGEPVSTDA; this is encoded by the coding sequence ATGACGACGGCGGTGCCCTCCGCCGGGTGGACCGGCCTCATGCTCGGCCTCGCAGGGTCGGTAGTGCTGGCGGTCCTCGGCTTCCTCGCCCAGCACCGGCCCGGTGCTGTGCGTCGCAGGCAGCTGCTGGTCGGGGCGGGTTTCATGCTCGGTGGCTCGGTGCTAGCGATGGCGGCGCTCCAGGTCGCCCTGCTGACCGACAACTTCGCCGTCGCCTACGTCGCCGAGAACCACTCCCGTGCCACCTCGACGTTCTTCAGCATCACCGGGGCCTGGGCAGCGCTCGAGGGCAGCCTCGTCCTGTGGGTGCTCGTCCTGTCCGGATTCACCGCAGCGGTGATGCACGGAGTACGCGACACCGATGACCGGCTCGGCACCGGGGCGCTCGGCGTGCTGGGTTCAGTCGGCGCCTTCTTCTTCGGCCTGGTCGTGCTGGCGGGCAATCCATTCGAGATTCTTGCCGAGGTACCCGCAGACGGGCCCGGGCCGAACCCGATCCTCGCCGACCACGTGCTCATGGCCGTCCACCCGCCCTTGCTGTACGTGGGCTACGTCGGCCTCACAGTGCCGTTCGCGTTCGCAATGTCGGCGCTGCTCGGCAGCGTTGCGGGAGTGGAGTGGCTGCGCCGCACCCGCCGCGCGAACCTGACGGCCTGGAGCTTCCTCACGGCGGGTCTCGTGGTGGGCGCCTGGTGGTCCTACGAGGTCCTGGGGTGGGGCGGCTACTGGGCCTGGGACCCCGTGGAGAACGCCGCACTGGTTCCGTGGCTGGTCGCCACCGCCTTCCTGCACTCGGCCGTGGTACAGGTCCGGCGGGGGATGTTGCAGTCCTGGAACTTCGTCCTGGTGCTGGCGGCATTCGCCCTCACCGTCCTGGGCACGTTCCTCACCCGCAGCGCGGTCGTCCAGTCGGTACACAGCTTCAGCCAGTCCGACGTGGGCCCACCGCTGCTGGTGTTCTTCGTCGTCGTGGTGGTGACCGGGTTCGTGCTCATCGCACTGCGTGCCGAGCGCATCGCATCCCGGGGCGGTCCCGAGTCGCTGGCCAGCCGGGAGGGCATGTTCCTGCTGAACAACTTGCTTCTGAGTCTGTTCGCGTTCGTCGTGCTGCTCGGAACCCTCTACCCGGTCGTCCTCGAGGCGATCACCGACGAGCAGGTGTCGGTCGGACGGCCGTTCTTCGACCGGATGGCGGTCCCGCTCGGTTTCGCCCTGCTCCTCGCGATGTGGGCCGGACCGGTCACCCCGTACCGCCATGCGTCGCCGGCGGTGATCTGGAGACGCCTGCGCGTGCCGTTGCTGCTCGCGGCCTGTGCCTCGACGACGACGGCCCTTGCCGGGGTGAGCTCACCGGGGGTCGTGGCCGTCGTGGCCCTGGCTACCGGGATCGCGTCGAGCACCGTGCGCCAAGCCCTGGTGACCGCCCCCGCACGGACTCCCGCCGGTCTGTGGCGCCTCATCTGCGGGCAGCGCGGGTACTGGGGCGGGCAGCTGGCCCACCTCGGTGTCGCTCTCTTCGTCGTGGTGGTCGCCACCTCGTCCGGTCTGGCCGAGCGGAGCACCGTCACCGTCGACCGCGGGGACTTCGTCGAGTTCGCCGGGTACACGCTGACCTTCGACTACGTCGACGAGCACGAGCTGCCCGACCGGCTGGTCACCGACGCACACCTCACCGTCACCGACGGGGAGCGCGTCAACCGGGAGATGACACCGTTGTTGAACTCCTTCCCCGGCAGGCCACAGGCGGTCGGTAACCCCGATGTATGGACGACCCCGGCTCAGGACGTCTACGTCGCCCTCGGGGACCTGGAGCCCGAGCGCGTCACGCTCAACCTGTTCCGCTACCCGCTGATGGTCTGGATGTGGGTCGGCGGGGGCATGGTCGCGGCCGGCGGGTTCTGGGCGTTGGGTCGGCCGCGCCGGACCGCGCGGGCCGCGGTCGATCCCGGCCAGTCGCGGTCTGGGGAACCGGTGAGCACCGATGCCTAG
- the ctaD gene encoding aa3-type cytochrome oxidase subunit I, which translates to MTQVGPQPVTVRPNPTRSTAKGSTFLKMLRTTDPKDIAILYLCTSFAFFAVGGVMALLIRAELARPELQFLSTEQYNQLFTMHGTIMLLLFATPIVFGFANYIVPLQIGAPDVAFPRLNSFSYWLYLFGGIIVVSGFLTPGGAADFGWFAYTPLSNAIRSPGPGADLWIMGLVVSGLGTILGGVNFVTTIVCMRAPGMTMFRMPIFTWNIFITALLILIAFPILTAALLALAADRHLGAQIFNPANGGVVLWQHLFWFFGHPEVYIVALPFFGIVSEIFPVFARKPIFGYKGLVFATIAIAALSVAVWAHHMYATGAIMLSFFAFTTFLIAIPTGVKFVNWIGTLWKGKITYETPMLFSVGFLVTFLFGGLTGILLAMPPVDFNVSDTYFVVAHFHYVLYGTIVFATFGGIYFWFPKMTGRFLDEKLGKIHFWLTFVGFHLTFLVQHWLGNEGMPRRYADYLPSDGFTVLNTISSIGAFVLGASTLPFFYNVFKSYRYGRICEVDDPWGFGNSLEWATSSPPPRHNFTELPRIRSERPAFDLHYPHIVQRARAEAHVGGRAHPTEVLAHEVAKESMPSDDPREN; encoded by the coding sequence ATGACCCAGGTCGGTCCACAGCCGGTGACGGTTCGCCCGAACCCGACGCGCTCCACCGCGAAAGGGTCCACGTTCCTCAAGATGCTGAGAACGACGGATCCAAAGGACATCGCGATCCTGTACCTCTGCACGTCGTTCGCGTTCTTCGCGGTCGGCGGCGTCATGGCGCTGCTGATCCGCGCCGAGCTCGCGCGACCGGAGCTGCAGTTCCTGTCGACCGAGCAGTACAACCAGCTGTTCACCATGCACGGCACAATCATGCTGCTGCTGTTCGCGACGCCGATCGTGTTCGGTTTCGCCAACTACATCGTGCCGCTGCAGATCGGTGCGCCCGACGTCGCGTTCCCGCGACTCAACTCGTTCTCCTACTGGCTCTACCTGTTCGGCGGGATCATCGTCGTCTCCGGGTTCCTGACCCCGGGCGGCGCCGCGGACTTCGGCTGGTTCGCCTACACCCCGCTGTCCAACGCGATCCGCTCACCAGGTCCCGGTGCGGACTTGTGGATCATGGGCCTCGTCGTTTCCGGCCTCGGCACCATTCTCGGTGGCGTCAACTTCGTGACGACCATCGTCTGCATGCGCGCGCCCGGTATGACGATGTTCCGGATGCCCATCTTCACCTGGAACATCTTCATCACCGCGCTGCTGATCCTGATCGCGTTCCCGATCCTGACCGCCGCGCTGCTCGCGCTGGCCGCGGACCGCCACCTCGGCGCCCAGATCTTCAACCCGGCCAACGGTGGTGTGGTGCTCTGGCAGCACCTGTTCTGGTTCTTCGGCCATCCGGAGGTCTACATCGTCGCGTTGCCGTTCTTCGGCATCGTCTCGGAGATCTTCCCGGTGTTCGCCCGCAAGCCGATCTTCGGCTACAAGGGCCTGGTCTTCGCGACCATCGCCATCGCGGCGCTGTCGGTCGCGGTCTGGGCGCACCACATGTACGCCACCGGCGCGATCATGCTGTCGTTCTTCGCCTTCACCACGTTCCTCATCGCCATCCCGACGGGCGTCAAGTTCGTCAACTGGATCGGCACCCTGTGGAAGGGCAAGATCACCTACGAGACGCCGATGCTGTTCTCGGTCGGCTTCCTGGTCACGTTCCTCTTCGGTGGTCTGACCGGCATCCTGCTCGCGATGCCGCCGGTGGACTTCAACGTGTCGGACACCTACTTCGTCGTCGCGCACTTCCACTACGTGCTCTACGGCACGATCGTGTTCGCGACCTTCGGCGGGATCTACTTCTGGTTCCCGAAGATGACCGGCCGGTTCCTCGACGAGAAGCTCGGCAAGATCCACTTCTGGCTGACCTTCGTCGGGTTCCACCTGACGTTCCTGGTGCAGCACTGGCTGGGCAACGAGGGGATGCCCCGGCGCTATGCCGACTACCTGCCCTCCGACGGTTTCACCGTACTGAACACGATCTCGTCGATCGGCGCGTTCGTGCTCGGTGCCTCGACGCTGCCGTTCTTCTACAACGTGTTCAAAAGCTACCGATACGGCCGGATCTGCGAGGTTGACGACCCGTGGGGCTTCGGGAACTCGTTGGAGTGGGCGACGTCGTCGCCGCCGCCGCGGCACAACTTCACCGAGCTGCCCCGGATCCGGTCCGAGCGTCCAGCGTTCGACCTGCACTACCCCCACATCGTGCAGCGAGCACGGGCTGAGGCGCACGTCGGCGGGAGGGCGCACCCGACGGAAGTGCTCGCCCACGAGGTCGCCAAGGAGTCCATGCCGAGCGACGACCCTAGGGAGAACTGA
- a CDS encoding TlpA family protein disulfide reductase, with amino-acid sequence MTTRSRRWSGVRAAAVAVVVVAIGVGAVFGWRLVGGSTVVDSPLIGRPAPAAALPQLDAGGTVSLADLRGDVVVVNFWASWCVACRGEHPVLVEAARDYRDRGVTFLGVDYQDSPDSARAFLDELGRGGPNYLYVSDPGSRAALDFGLFGVPETFVLDPDGVIAAKITGPVTTGQLDGVLEAVLAGRRPEPGTPGSVQPAPGAPYRSPG; translated from the coding sequence ATGACGACGCGCAGTCGTCGATGGAGTGGGGTCCGCGCAGCGGCGGTCGCCGTGGTCGTCGTGGCGATCGGGGTCGGTGCCGTGTTCGGTTGGCGCCTTGTCGGAGGATCGACGGTCGTCGACAGCCCGCTGATCGGCCGCCCGGCCCCGGCAGCGGCCCTGCCGCAACTGGACGCCGGCGGCACGGTCTCGCTGGCCGACCTCCGCGGTGACGTGGTCGTCGTCAACTTCTGGGCCTCGTGGTGCGTGGCGTGCCGTGGCGAGCATCCGGTCCTCGTGGAAGCGGCCCGTGACTACCGGGACCGTGGGGTGACCTTCCTCGGCGTCGACTACCAGGACTCGCCGGACTCGGCCCGGGCGTTCCTCGACGAACTCGGCCGCGGCGGCCCGAACTATCTCTACGTCAGCGACCCGGGATCGCGCGCCGCTTTGGACTTCGGGCTCTTCGGAGTCCCGGAGACCTTCGTCCTCGATCCCGACGGCGTGATCGCAGCGAAGATCACCGGACCGGTGACGACAGGGCAGCTGGACGGGGTTCTCGAGGCCGTGCTCGCCGGTCGACGCCCCGAACCCGGGACACCCGGGTCCGTCCAGCCCGCACCGGGCGCGCCGTACAGGTCCCCCGGATGA
- a CDS encoding cytochrome c-type biogenesis protein, with the protein MPSPGQRAVSVVIGGATLLLTVAVALVLAMAPAAGQDRVQELAERLRCPVCTSVSVAESPSDTAVAMRQVIEDQVAAGRSDDEIEAYFRARYGDWAVIDPPASGSTLLLWLLPAAATVAGAALLLTRRSRCAGRDEPEPSEAEQARVDQALDRSRESQARRELEP; encoded by the coding sequence ATGCCTAGCCCGGGCCAGAGGGCGGTCTCCGTCGTGATCGGCGGGGCGACTCTTCTGCTGACCGTCGCCGTCGCACTGGTGCTCGCCATGGCCCCCGCGGCGGGGCAGGACCGGGTGCAGGAACTGGCCGAGCGGCTGCGCTGCCCGGTCTGCACGAGCGTGTCGGTCGCCGAGTCGCCGTCGGACACCGCTGTCGCGATGCGGCAGGTGATCGAGGACCAGGTGGCGGCGGGGCGGTCGGACGACGAGATCGAGGCCTACTTCCGTGCCCGGTACGGTGACTGGGCGGTGATCGACCCGCCGGCGTCGGGCAGCACGCTGCTCCTGTGGCTGCTGCCCGCCGCGGCGACGGTCGCAGGTGCGGCGCTGCTGCTGACCCGCCGGTCCCGGTGCGCCGGCCGCGACGAGCCGGAACCGTCCGAGGCGGAACAGGCACGGGTCGACCAGGCGCTCGACCGGAGCCGCGAGTCGCAGGCCCGGCGGGAGCTCGAGCCGTGA
- a CDS encoding tetratricopeptide repeat protein: MSRGDEIADQALADILELEAQVAQGEIDEERARRMRRHYVSVAAEAMASPDDTGSPGPRSPAGRAPRPWTLAYVLAATVALVAGIIVLPASIVERPEGGAVTGIEPMAEAPGDAPAVDPAAVDDEQLEQVVAENPGVIGMRLALADRYVAAGDHGAAMRHYVEAVRLRPDDPQVRTRLAWLLLTIGQTGPALENADRALALSPGSPDAAWVRANVLIDGLGDVAGGVGVLEGLLARPDLTPDIRGQVEDLRRRALTDGGGGR; encoded by the coding sequence GTGAGCCGGGGTGACGAGATCGCCGACCAGGCGCTGGCGGACATCCTGGAACTCGAGGCGCAGGTCGCCCAAGGCGAGATCGACGAGGAACGAGCCCGGCGGATGCGCCGGCATTATGTCTCCGTCGCCGCCGAGGCGATGGCCTCGCCGGACGACACCGGATCGCCCGGCCCCCGGAGCCCGGCAGGTCGAGCACCCCGCCCGTGGACGCTCGCCTACGTGCTGGCAGCCACGGTGGCGCTGGTCGCCGGGATCATTGTGCTCCCGGCGTCGATCGTGGAGCGCCCCGAGGGTGGAGCGGTCACCGGGATCGAACCGATGGCCGAGGCACCCGGTGATGCCCCGGCGGTCGACCCTGCCGCCGTCGACGACGAACAGCTGGAGCAGGTGGTCGCCGAGAACCCCGGGGTGATCGGGATGCGGTTGGCCCTGGCGGACCGCTACGTAGCGGCAGGCGACCACGGTGCCGCGATGCGCCATTACGTCGAGGCGGTCCGCCTCCGGCCCGACGACCCGCAGGTCCGCACGCGGCTGGCCTGGCTGCTGCTGACGATCGGGCAGACCGGACCGGCCCTCGAGAACGCCGACCGGGCACTCGCACTAAGCCCCGGCTCCCCTGACGCGGCCTGGGTCCGGGCGAACGTGCTTATCGACGGTCTCGGCGACGTGGCCGGTGGCGTCGGCGTCCTCGAGGGTCTGCTGGCCCGGCCGGACCTCACCCCGGACATCCGGGGCCAGGTGGAGGACCTGCGCCGCCGCGCACTGACCGACGGAGGAGGTGGGCGATGA
- a CDS encoding cytochrome c maturation protein CcmE: MTTSHIRERRVVRRYRLLGASATGILAVLVGLLLFGNLNGNLVYYLEPAEAVAQRASQAEGTRFQLGGLVVDGTVVGEPGRVQFEVTSSAGPDGVRVPVEFSGAPAQLFGAGVGVVLEGQWRGDTFVSDSMKVKHDENYQPPDDEGSA, translated from the coding sequence ATGACGACCTCACACATCCGTGAGCGCCGTGTCGTGCGGCGCTATCGCCTGCTCGGCGCTTCTGCGACCGGTATCCTGGCCGTTCTCGTCGGCCTGCTGCTGTTCGGCAATCTCAACGGCAACCTCGTCTACTACCTCGAGCCCGCCGAGGCGGTGGCCCAGCGCGCGAGCCAGGCTGAGGGCACCCGGTTCCAGCTCGGCGGCCTCGTCGTGGATGGCACTGTCGTCGGCGAACCAGGCCGGGTGCAGTTCGAGGTGACGTCCTCGGCCGGGCCAGACGGTGTCCGGGTGCCCGTGGAGTTCAGTGGCGCCCCGGCCCAGCTGTTCGGCGCCGGCGTCGGGGTCGTGCTCGAAGGGCAGTGGCGGGGGGACACCTTCGTCTCGGACTCGATGAAGGTGAAGCACGACGAGAACTACCAGCCGCCCGACGACGAGGGTTCGGCATGA